AATGGTGTGATGCAAAACAAGACCGTGCTTGCGGCAATTCTGGTGATAATAAGCCCCGTGATATTTGCACTTGTCGTGTATCCTGACTCCTTTAGTCTCAGCTGGAACCAGGGGCGCGGAGGATTCTTGTTTGCTACCGCATTTGTGGCAGCCGAACTGATTGGGGTGAGGATGCAGATCTCAAAGATGCGACTTTTTGCGATAATCCCGCTTGCGGGCCTTGTGTTTGCGTATCTCATCGGACTGGAGTATGGCTTGCGCGACTATATTGCGGGCTCTGCAAAACAGTACGACGTAAACCTGATTCACTCCTGGAACTGGATGTGGGACTTTGTGGTGATGGGGGCGTTTGTCACAGCCTCGGTGGCAATCCTGTTTGGCAAAAAATGGATACGAATTGCACCTGCAGGGCCGATCTTCCTGTGCGGCAGCGCAATAATACTCTCACTTGACGCATTCTTTCCGTATGACACACTTGGCCCACTGCAGTACGTGGTACCTTATCTTGTTGAGGTAAACGTGGGAATCATCAACTTCTTTGATCTTGGCACAGCTATTGCGCGCGACAACCTGATGTTCTTGAGGGGCGAACACGGCTCCATGGCACTCCAGGTGTTCTGGCCGTCTGCCGGCGTGCACAGCGTGATAATTTACTCCCTTGTGATGATGGCGTTCCTACTGAAGATGAACATACCTAGAAGAAGAAAGGCGATGTTCTTTGCAATTGGAATTGCAGGCACAATCGGCGTGAACATGATCAGGATATTCTCGTTGTCCATATTTGTCCTCAAGGTGTCCGCAAACCCCGTAAAATTCGAAGAGTTCCACGGAATTGCAGGCGAGATAATGTTCCTTCCGTGGCTCTTTGCGTACCTGTTCCTGGTAATGGCAATAGAGACAAAGCGAATCAAAAAGATAAGCGCCTAAAAATAATTGGTAAT
Above is a window of Candidatus Nitrosotenuis cloacae DNA encoding:
- the artG gene encoding thaumarchaeosortase, coding for MQNKTVLAAILVIISPVIFALVVYPDSFSLSWNQGRGGFLFATAFVAAELIGVRMQISKMRLFAIIPLAGLVFAYLIGLEYGLRDYIAGSAKQYDVNLIHSWNWMWDFVVMGAFVTASVAILFGKKWIRIAPAGPIFLCGSAIILSLDAFFPYDTLGPLQYVVPYLVEVNVGIINFFDLGTAIARDNLMFLRGEHGSMALQVFWPSAGVHSVIIYSLVMMAFLLKMNIPRRRKAMFFAIGIAGTIGVNMIRIFSLSIFVLKVSANPVKFEEFHGIAGEIMFLPWLFAYLFLVMAIETKRIKKISA